A single genomic interval of Notolabrus celidotus isolate fNotCel1 chromosome 13, fNotCel1.pri, whole genome shotgun sequence harbors:
- the LOC117823909 gene encoding elongation of very long chain fatty acids protein 4-like, with translation MEVVTHFVNDTVEFYKWSLSIADKRVQNWPFMSSPLPTLAISCLYLLFLWAGPRYMQDRQPYTLRKTLIVYNFSMVVLNFYIAKELLLGSKAAGYSYLCQPVNYSKDVNEVRIASALWWYYISKGVEFLDTVFFILRKKFNQVSFLHVYHHCTMFILWWIGIKWVPGGQSFFGATINSSIHVLMYGYYGLAALGPQMQKYLWWKKYLTIIQMIQFHVTIGHAGHSLYTGCPFPNWMQWALIGYAVTFIILFANFYYHAYRRKPSSSHKGGKPVTNGTSMVTNGHSKVEEVEDNGKRQKKGRAKRE, from the exons ATGGAGGTTGTAACACATTTTGTGAATGACACTGTAGAGTTTTACAAATGGAGCCTTTCTATAGCAG ACAAGAGGGTACAGAACTGGCCGTTCATGTCATCTCCCCTCCCTACTCTGGCCATCAGCTGCCTGTACCTGCTCTTCCTGTGGGCGGGGCCTAGATACATGCAGGACCGCCAGCCCTATACACTCAGGAAGACCCTCATAGTGTATAACTTCAGCATGGTGGTGCTCAATTTCTACATCGCCAAAGAG CTCCTACTAGGTTCTAAAGCAGCTGGGTACAGCTACCTCTGTCAGCCTGTCAACTACTCCAAGGATGTCAATGAAGTCAGG ATAGCATCTGCTCTCTGGTGGTACTACATCTCTAAAGGAGTGGAGTTCCTAGACACAGTCTTCTTCATCCTGAGGAAAAAGTTCAACCAGGTCAGCTTCCTCCATGTCTACCATCACTGCACTATGTTCATCCTCTGGTGGATTGGCATCAAATGGGTCCCCGGTGGACAGT CGTTCTTTGGTGCAACCATCAACTCTTCCATCCACGTCCTCATGTATGGTTACTATGGCCTGGCAGCTTTGGGACCTCAGATGCAGAAGTATCTCTGGTGGAAGAAATACCTCACCATTATTCAGATG aTCCAGTTCCACGTGACCATCGGCCATGCCGGTCACTCCCTCTACACCGGATGTCCATTCCCCAACTGGATGCAGTGGGCTTTGATTGGCTATGCCGTCACCTTCATCATCCTCTTCGCCAATTTCTATTACCACGCTTACCGACGCAAACCTTCCTCCTCACATAAAGGAGGCAAACCGGTCACCAACGGCACCTCGATGGTAACTAACGGCCATAGTAAAGTGGAAGAGGTGGAGGATAACGGGAAGAggcaaaagaaaggaagagcGAAGAGGGAGTAA